From the genome of bacterium, one region includes:
- a CDS encoding DNA gyrase modulator, translating to MKTFAQKVLAALPSKGLDYADVRVTGQLSEFISTKNGSVEAVTKSSDSGFGLRVLVNGAWGFASSSRLETAEIRKVVRDAIEIAKASGLTKVEKV from the coding sequence ATGAAAACCTTTGCCCAAAAAGTTTTGGCGGCCCTTCCCTCCAAAGGCCTGGATTACGCCGATGTCCGGGTGACCGGCCAGCTCAGCGAGTTCATTTCCACCAAGAACGGCAGCGTGGAGGCGGTCACCAAGAGTTCCGACTCCGGTTTCGGCTTAAGGGTTCTGGTCAACGGGGCCTGGGGCTTTGCGTCCAGCTCCCGGCTGGAAACCGCCGAGATCCGGAAAGTGGTCAGGGACGCCATCGAGATCGCCAAAGCCAGCGGCCTGACCAAGGTGGAGAAGGTGGA